In the genome of Streptomyces sp. V2I9, one region contains:
- a CDS encoding GNAT family N-acetyltransferase encodes MSRNDTRTLADAPPPAVAHPPLHPLDNPVRSSLTGPHAHFAERRGLILRYPPDIASWVALPDTPQAPDWADVAALAGPGTPVALAAFQEAPPPDWEIAFRAEGVQLVDVSVDAAPDPEAVRLGPRDVPEMLELVSRTRPGPFLPRTVELGTYLGVRRGGVLVAMAGERLHPPGWTEISGVCTDESVRGLGLASRLVRAVAHGIRERGETPFLHAAASNTGAVRLYESLGFRLRRRTEFLSALVPATLPAADGTRTPPR; translated from the coding sequence ATGTCCCGTAACGACACCCGGACCCTGGCCGACGCACCACCTCCGGCCGTTGCCCACCCCCCGCTCCACCCGCTGGACAACCCGGTCAGGTCCTCCCTGACCGGTCCGCATGCCCACTTCGCCGAGCGCCGGGGGCTGATCCTGCGCTATCCCCCCGACATCGCCTCCTGGGTCGCGCTCCCCGACACCCCGCAGGCCCCGGACTGGGCCGATGTCGCGGCGCTCGCCGGTCCGGGGACCCCCGTCGCCCTGGCCGCGTTCCAGGAAGCACCGCCGCCGGACTGGGAGATCGCCTTCCGGGCCGAAGGCGTCCAGCTCGTCGACGTATCGGTGGACGCCGCACCCGATCCGGAGGCTGTCCGCCTCGGGCCACGGGACGTGCCGGAGATGCTGGAGCTGGTGTCCCGCACCCGCCCCGGCCCCTTCCTTCCCCGCACCGTCGAGCTGGGCACGTACCTGGGCGTCCGTCGCGGCGGCGTCCTGGTGGCGATGGCGGGGGAGCGGCTGCACCCGCCGGGCTGGACGGAGATCAGCGGCGTCTGCACCGACGAGTCCGTACGGGGACTGGGGCTGGCGAGCCGCCTCGTCCGGGCGGTCGCGCACGGCATCCGGGAGCGCGGCGAGACGCCGTTCCTGCACGCGGCCGCCTCGAACACCGGAGCCGTCCGGCTCTACGAGTCGCTGGGCTTCCGGCTCCGCCGGCGTACGGAATTCCTCTCCGCGCTCGTTCCCGCCACCCTCCCGGCGGCGGACGGGACCCGCACGCCGCCGCGCTGA
- a CDS encoding SigB/SigF/SigG family RNA polymerase sigma factor — translation MTVQTSQTAQSVRTAGTGGVGSTEDLPWIEDAGKIAPMDARRLSRLFFDRLQVLEEGTHEYQYARNTLIEMNLSLVRFAANRFRNRGSGDMEDIVQVGTIGLIKAIDRFDLSREVEFTSFAVPYIVGEIKRFFRDTSWAVHVPRRLQELRVDLAKAKEALAAELDRDPTVRELAEALGIEESEVTEGIVASNGYTAGSLDMPTDTAENGTGQSAARTFADVLGSPDPAMETVENLHALAPLLDELDERERRIIDMRFGQEMTQAQIGAELGISQMHVSRLLSRMLGKLRNGMLVQE, via the coding sequence ATGACCGTGCAGACCTCGCAGACCGCACAGTCCGTGCGGACGGCCGGTACGGGGGGCGTGGGGTCCACCGAGGACCTTCCCTGGATCGAGGACGCCGGCAAGATCGCCCCGATGGACGCGCGCCGCCTCTCGCGCCTCTTCTTCGACCGGCTCCAGGTCCTGGAGGAGGGCACGCACGAGTACCAGTACGCGCGCAACACCCTCATCGAGATGAACCTGTCCCTGGTCCGGTTCGCCGCCAACCGCTTCCGCAACCGCGGCAGCGGCGACATGGAGGACATCGTCCAGGTCGGCACCATCGGGCTCATCAAGGCGATCGACCGCTTCGACCTCTCACGGGAGGTCGAGTTCACCTCGTTCGCCGTGCCGTACATCGTCGGGGAGATCAAGCGGTTCTTCCGCGACACGAGCTGGGCGGTGCACGTGCCGCGACGGCTCCAGGAACTGCGGGTCGATCTCGCCAAGGCGAAGGAGGCGCTGGCGGCCGAGCTCGACCGGGACCCCACGGTGCGGGAACTGGCGGAAGCCCTGGGGATCGAGGAGTCCGAGGTCACCGAGGGGATCGTCGCTTCCAACGGCTACACGGCGGGATCCCTGGACATGCCGACCGACACCGCGGAGAACGGGACCGGCCAGAGCGCCGCGCGGACCTTCGCCGATGTGCTGGGCAGCCCCGACCCGGCCATGGAGACCGTGGAGAACCTCCACGCCCTCGCGCCCCTGCTGGACGAACTGGACGAGCGGGAGCGCCGGATCATCGACATGCGCTTCGGCCAGGAGATGACCCAGGCGCAGATCGGCGCGGAGCTGGGCATCTCGCAGATGCACGTGTCCCGGCTGCTGAGCCGGATGCTCGGCAAGCTGCGGAACGGGATGCTCGTCCAGGAGTGA
- a CDS encoding FecCD family ABC transporter permease: protein MSADSRAAEERADAPPAATHPDGPARIGAPLAVLLWGGGLLLLLASVAVAVTIGPARISVPDVRSTVAAHLGLGASDLSPIRDGIVWNLRMPRTLLAAVCGAGLAVCGTVMQSLLRNPLADPFVLGVSSGASTGAVVVVVLGVGGGAVSLSAGAFTGALLSFALVLSLSHTLGGSTDRVVLSGVAAMQLFSALTSFVVMTSADAEQTRGVLFWLLGSLSGVGWSEVALCSAVLAVCLVICLAHARTLDAFAFGQDAAAALGVNVARTRTVLLCTTALLTAALVSAAGAIGFVGLVLPHAARALTGSGHRRLLPVTALAGAVFLVWVDTLARTVLDPQEVPVGVVTALIGVPAFVLVLYRTRSTS, encoded by the coding sequence GTGAGCGCGGACAGCCGTGCGGCCGAAGAGCGGGCCGACGCGCCGCCCGCCGCCACCCACCCCGACGGCCCCGCACGGATCGGTGCTCCGCTCGCCGTGCTGCTCTGGGGAGGCGGCCTGCTCCTCCTCCTGGCCTCCGTCGCGGTCGCCGTCACCATCGGGCCCGCCCGGATCTCCGTCCCCGACGTCCGCTCCACCGTCGCCGCGCACCTCGGGCTCGGCGCGAGTGACCTCAGCCCGATCCGGGACGGCATCGTCTGGAACCTCCGCATGCCGCGCACCCTCCTCGCCGCCGTGTGCGGCGCCGGACTCGCGGTGTGCGGCACGGTGATGCAGTCGCTGCTGCGCAATCCGCTCGCCGACCCCTTCGTCCTCGGCGTCTCCTCCGGCGCCTCCACCGGGGCGGTCGTGGTGGTCGTCCTCGGGGTCGGCGGGGGAGCGGTGTCGCTGTCGGCCGGGGCGTTCACCGGGGCTCTCCTCTCCTTCGCCCTGGTGCTGTCGCTCAGCCACACCCTCGGCGGCTCCACCGACCGCGTCGTCCTCTCCGGCGTCGCCGCGATGCAGCTCTTCTCCGCCCTCACCTCCTTCGTCGTGATGACCTCCGCCGACGCCGAGCAGACCCGCGGGGTGCTGTTCTGGCTCCTCGGCTCGCTCAGCGGCGTCGGCTGGAGCGAGGTCGCCCTGTGCTCCGCCGTGCTCGCCGTCTGCCTGGTGATCTGCCTGGCCCACGCCCGCACGCTCGACGCCTTCGCCTTCGGGCAGGACGCCGCCGCCGCGCTCGGCGTGAACGTCGCCCGCACCCGGACCGTGCTGCTGTGCACCACCGCCCTGCTGACCGCCGCCCTGGTCAGCGCCGCCGGGGCGATCGGCTTCGTCGGCCTGGTCCTGCCGCACGCCGCCCGCGCCCTCACCGGCTCCGGGCACCGGCGACTCCTCCCGGTCACCGCGCTCGCCGGGGCGGTCTTCCTGGTCTGGGTCGACACCCTCGCCCGGACCGTCCTCGACCCGCAGGAGGTACCGGTCGGCGTCGTCACCGCGCTGATCGGCGTCCCCGCCTTCGTCCTCGTCCTGTACCGCACCCGGAGCACCTCATGA
- a CDS encoding bifunctional o-acetylhomoserine/o-acetylserine sulfhydrylase yields the protein MSQPLDSVTAGHTPEDQDRPIPGPAWSFETRQIHSGAVPDPATGARAVPIYQSTSFVFRDTQHAADVFSLAAPGNIYTRIHNPTQDVLEQRIAALEGGVAAVALASGQAAETLAILTLAGAGDHIVSSPSLYGGTYNLFRHTLPRFGVEVTFVEDPEDLAAWRAAVRPDTKAFFAETLGNPRGDVLDVRAVADTAHEAGVPLIVDNTVPTPFLLRPIEHGADVVVHSATKFLGGHGTTIGGVVVDAGTFDFGAHPERFPEFHEPDPSYHGLRYWPDLGPSAFAVKLRVQLLRDLGPALSPHSAFLLLQGVETLSLRLERHTSNALELARWLERRDEVAAVHYAGLESNRWYEAGQRYLPRGAGAVLAFELTGGAEAGRRFVDAVELFSHLANIGDVRSLIIHPASTTHSQLTEEQLIATGATPGLVRLSVGLENVDDLKADLEAGFRAAKAAS from the coding sequence ATGAGCCAGCCCCTCGACTCCGTCACCGCAGGCCACACCCCCGAGGACCAGGACCGCCCGATCCCCGGCCCCGCCTGGTCGTTCGAGACCAGGCAGATCCACTCGGGCGCCGTCCCCGACCCGGCGACCGGCGCCCGCGCGGTGCCGATCTACCAGTCGACGTCCTTCGTCTTCCGCGATACGCAGCACGCGGCCGACGTGTTCTCGCTGGCCGCGCCGGGCAACATCTACACCCGCATCCACAACCCCACCCAGGACGTTCTGGAGCAGCGCATCGCCGCGCTGGAGGGCGGGGTGGCGGCCGTCGCGCTGGCCTCGGGGCAGGCCGCCGAGACCCTGGCGATCCTGACGCTGGCCGGGGCCGGGGACCACATCGTCTCCTCCCCGTCGCTCTACGGCGGGACGTACAACCTCTTCCGGCACACGCTCCCGCGCTTCGGCGTCGAGGTGACGTTCGTCGAGGACCCCGAGGACCTGGCGGCGTGGCGGGCGGCGGTCCGCCCCGACACGAAGGCGTTCTTCGCCGAGACGCTCGGCAACCCGCGCGGTGACGTGCTGGACGTCCGGGCCGTCGCCGACACCGCGCACGAGGCCGGGGTTCCGCTCATCGTCGACAACACCGTGCCGACCCCCTTCCTGCTGCGGCCGATCGAGCACGGCGCGGACGTCGTGGTCCACTCCGCGACCAAGTTCCTCGGCGGCCACGGCACGACGATCGGCGGGGTGGTCGTGGACGCCGGCACGTTCGACTTCGGGGCGCATCCCGAGCGCTTCCCCGAGTTCCACGAGCCCGATCCGAGCTACCACGGGCTGCGTTACTGGCCCGACCTCGGCCCGAGCGCGTTCGCCGTGAAGCTCCGGGTGCAGTTGCTGCGCGACCTGGGGCCCGCCCTCTCACCGCATTCCGCGTTCCTGCTGCTCCAGGGCGTCGAGACGCTGAGCCTGCGGCTGGAGCGGCACACCTCCAATGCGCTGGAGCTGGCGCGCTGGCTGGAGCGGCGCGACGAGGTGGCGGCCGTGCACTACGCGGGGCTGGAGTCGAACCGCTGGTACGAGGCCGGGCAGCGCTATCTGCCGCGTGGGGCCGGGGCCGTGCTGGCCTTCGAGCTGACGGGCGGGGCCGAGGCGGGCCGGCGGTTCGTGGACGCCGTCGAGCTGTTCAGCCACCTCGCCAACATCGGGGACGTACGGAGCCTGATCATCCATCCGGCCTCCACCACGCACAGCCAGCTCACCGAGGAGCAGCTGATCGCCACCGGCGCCACCCCCGGCCTGGTGCGGCTGTCGGTGGGGCTGGAGAACGTGGACGATCTCAAGGCCGACCTGGAGGCGGGCTTCCGGGCGGCGAAGGCGGCGTCCTGA
- a CDS encoding sulfite oxidase: MSPVPTEDAYDRIRMRQWSEGRARSAGIERRDLLKLIAAASAAVPLASVAAPARAADGLPGVVKPLPPELFTLRGTNAETNFAALRGTGPLTPADRFFVRNHTATPLIDRAAWRLTVWGDGLRGGPVEFALTDLLELPAVTRTAFVECAGNGRSFFTSQQGQAVGGTAWTLGAIGTARWRGVRLADVLRRAGTGRHAVDVLPRGLDAEVVTDGVNLGRVRRPLPVAKALEDVLLAYEMNGEPLPPDHGSPVRLIVPSWVGIASIKWVGDIEVSAEPLLTPWNTGLYRLFGPGHPPEGSAPLTRQTLKSAFELAPGAAFPVHRRAPLTGRSWSGGAPVRTVEVSTDEGVRWRKARLRDEPRAASWVRWTADWVPRERGPAVLLARATDRSGRTQPVATAHNTQGYLFDAVVRHPVVVN, from the coding sequence ATGAGCCCGGTTCCGACCGAGGACGCCTACGACCGGATACGGATGCGGCAGTGGTCCGAGGGACGGGCGCGCTCCGCCGGGATCGAGCGCCGCGATCTGCTGAAGCTGATCGCGGCGGCCTCGGCCGCCGTGCCGCTGGCCTCGGTCGCCGCCCCCGCCCGGGCGGCGGACGGGCTGCCCGGAGTGGTCAAGCCGCTGCCGCCGGAGCTGTTCACGCTGCGCGGCACCAACGCGGAGACGAACTTCGCCGCACTGCGGGGCACCGGGCCGCTCACCCCGGCCGACCGGTTCTTCGTCCGCAACCACACCGCCACTCCGCTCATCGACCGGGCGGCCTGGAGGCTGACGGTATGGGGCGACGGGCTGCGGGGCGGGCCGGTGGAGTTCGCCCTCACCGATCTGCTGGAGCTGCCGGCGGTGACGCGCACGGCGTTCGTCGAGTGCGCGGGCAACGGACGCAGCTTCTTCACCTCGCAGCAGGGCCAGGCGGTCGGCGGCACCGCCTGGACGCTCGGTGCGATCGGGACGGCGCGCTGGCGGGGGGTGCGGCTGGCCGACGTGCTGCGCCGGGCGGGAACAGGCCGGCACGCGGTGGACGTGCTGCCGCGCGGGCTGGACGCCGAGGTCGTCACCGACGGGGTGAACCTGGGCCGGGTGCGCCGTCCGCTGCCGGTGGCGAAGGCACTGGAGGACGTACTGCTCGCGTACGAGATGAACGGCGAACCGCTGCCGCCCGACCACGGCAGCCCGGTGCGGCTGATCGTGCCGTCCTGGGTGGGCATCGCCAGCATCAAGTGGGTCGGTGACATCGAGGTCAGCGCCGAGCCGCTGCTCACGCCGTGGAACACGGGCCTCTACCGCCTGTTCGGCCCCGGGCACCCACCCGAGGGAAGCGCGCCGCTGACCCGGCAGACGCTCAAGAGCGCCTTCGAGCTGGCCCCGGGCGCCGCGTTCCCCGTCCACCGGCGGGCACCGCTGACGGGGCGTTCCTGGTCGGGCGGGGCCCCCGTGCGGACCGTCGAGGTCAGCACGGACGAGGGTGTGCGCTGGCGGAAGGCCCGGCTGCGGGACGAACCACGGGCCGCGAGCTGGGTGCGCTGGACGGCCGACTGGGTGCCGAGGGAGCGGGGACCCGCCGTGCTGCTGGCGCGGGCGACGGACCGTTCGGGGCGTACGCAGCCGGTGGCCACCGCGCACAACACGCAGGGCTATCTGTTCGACGCGGTGGTGCGTCACCCCGTGGTGGTGAACTGA
- a CDS encoding ABC transporter substrate-binding protein, with protein MLPTATSAPIRTAALFAAGLLTLTACGGQGPGRSDESGRTAGFPLTLENCGRTVTVQAPPERAVSVDQGSTEILLSLGLADRLAGTATWSDPVMKGLEKANAGVERIAENRPSSEKVLDKEPDFLSASFASTLAKGGVAPREQFEKLGVPTYISPADCVGKDNSGGGDGARTAPLTMDSVYTEVRELAQVFDVPERGDALVKKLRTRVDEATDGIDASGTSLLYWFSDSKAPYLAGCCGAPGVITRELGAKNVFDDTRDEWPQINWETVADRNPDVLVIGDLSRTTQTAESARKKIEFLESDPVTKTMDAVRNRRYVLLSGQAMNPTIRTVEGLERVAAGLRDFGLAE; from the coding sequence GTGCTGCCCACAGCCACCTCCGCCCCGATACGTACCGCCGCCCTGTTCGCGGCGGGCCTGCTCACGCTGACCGCCTGCGGCGGCCAGGGACCCGGCAGGAGCGACGAGAGCGGCAGGACCGCCGGGTTCCCGCTCACGCTCGAGAACTGCGGACGCACCGTCACCGTGCAGGCCCCGCCCGAGCGGGCCGTCTCCGTCGACCAGGGTTCGACCGAGATCCTGCTCTCCCTCGGCCTCGCCGACCGGCTCGCCGGTACCGCCACCTGGAGCGACCCGGTGATGAAGGGGCTGGAGAAGGCCAACGCGGGCGTCGAGCGGATAGCGGAGAACCGGCCGTCCTCGGAGAAGGTCCTCGACAAGGAGCCCGACTTCCTCTCCGCCTCGTTCGCCTCGACCCTCGCCAAGGGCGGCGTCGCCCCGCGCGAACAGTTCGAGAAGCTGGGCGTCCCGACCTACATCTCGCCCGCCGACTGCGTCGGCAAGGACAACAGCGGCGGCGGCGACGGAGCCCGCACCGCACCCCTGACGATGGACAGCGTCTACACCGAAGTACGCGAACTGGCCCAGGTGTTCGACGTTCCCGAACGCGGCGACGCCCTGGTGAAGAAGCTCCGCACCCGCGTGGACGAGGCCACCGACGGCATCGACGCCTCCGGTACCTCCCTCCTCTACTGGTTCTCCGACTCCAAGGCCCCCTACCTCGCGGGCTGCTGCGGCGCGCCCGGCGTCATCACCAGGGAACTCGGGGCCAAGAACGTCTTCGACGACACCCGCGACGAATGGCCCCAGATCAACTGGGAGACCGTCGCCGACCGCAACCCCGACGTCCTGGTCATCGGCGACCTCAGCCGCACGACGCAGACCGCCGAGAGCGCCCGGAAGAAGATCGAGTTCCTGGAGTCCGACCCGGTCACGAAGACGATGGACGCCGTCAGGAACCGCCGCTACGTACTCCTCAGCGGCCAGGCCATGAACCCCACCATCCGGACCGTCGAGGGACTGGAGCGCGTCGCGGCCGGACTGCGCGACTTCGGGCTCGCGGAGTGA
- a CDS encoding adenosylcobinamide amidohydrolase → MSSVRLRPPARRGGPRAELHDRHEDGHRLHHLLWRLGPGFRVCSSAVLGGGIGPRSWVLNAQVPGGYPRLDPDRHLAEIAAAEGLTGAGAGLMTAAEVAAYTTAHDGGVTATVTTGLGVRGWAAVPETAPRPAGASSRVPVAPFRPGTVNIVLTVPVPLSDAALVNAVATATEAKVQALLDAGLDCSGTPTDAVCVAAPEPGPEGGEPFAGPRSPWGARIARSVHTAVLAGARRAP, encoded by the coding sequence ATCTCCTCCGTACGCCTCCGGCCGCCCGCCCGACGCGGCGGACCGCGCGCGGAACTCCACGACCGGCACGAGGACGGGCACCGCCTCCACCACCTGCTGTGGCGGCTGGGGCCGGGCTTCCGGGTCTGCAGCAGCGCGGTCCTCGGCGGCGGCATCGGTCCCCGGTCCTGGGTTCTCAACGCCCAGGTCCCCGGCGGCTATCCGCGCCTCGACCCGGACCGCCACCTCGCCGAGATCGCTGCCGCGGAAGGGCTCACCGGGGCGGGCGCGGGGCTGATGACGGCCGCCGAGGTCGCCGCGTACACGACCGCTCACGACGGCGGCGTCACGGCGACCGTCACCACGGGGCTCGGCGTACGGGGCTGGGCTGCGGTCCCGGAGACCGCCCCCCGGCCCGCCGGCGCCTCCTCGCGCGTCCCGGTGGCTCCGTTCCGGCCCGGCACGGTGAACATCGTGCTCACGGTGCCCGTGCCGCTCTCCGACGCCGCCCTCGTCAACGCCGTCGCCACCGCCACCGAGGCCAAGGTCCAGGCCCTCCTCGACGCCGGGCTCGACTGCTCGGGAACCCCCACGGACGCCGTCTGCGTGGCCGCCCCCGAACCGGGCCCCGAGGGCGGCGAGCCCTTCGCGGGGCCCCGTTCACCCTGGGGCGCGAGGATCGCCCGCTCCGTGCACACCGCCGTCCTGGCCGGGGCCCGCCGGGCACCGTGA
- a CDS encoding homoserine O-acetyltransferase: MNRLPPHRTLPLPPASGGRREGDPPGRRRWAVIGDPLPLESGARLPGVCLAYETWGRRAVDGSNAVLLLHALTGDSHAAGPAGPGHPTPGWWDALVGPGRALDTDRWYVVAPNVLGGCQGSTGPSSPGPDGVPWGSRFPYLSVRDQVAAEAALADVLGIDRWAAVVGGSMGGMRALEWAVSRPGRTGALLVLAAPAAASAEQIAWGSVQVGAIRSDPRWRGGDYHRAAPGDGPHRGLGQARRIAHITYRSEPELAARFGREAQPGEEPPRGGRYRVESYLDHHADKLVRRFDAGSYVALTEAMNGHDVGRGRGGIARALRRAELPALVAGVDSDRLYPPAQQERLAALLPGADGAHTIASPCGHDGFLVETEQVGALVRELLARTGLPRQAPPVPTAPSSPSSSHPNHAFPHLTHEELP, from the coding sequence CTGAACCGTCTGCCCCCGCACCGCACGCTCCCTCTCCCGCCTGCCTCCGGCGGCCGGCGGGAAGGGGATCCGCCCGGTCGTCGCCGCTGGGCGGTGATCGGGGACCCGCTGCCCCTGGAGTCCGGCGCCCGGCTTCCGGGGGTGTGCCTGGCGTACGAGACCTGGGGGCGGCGGGCCGTGGACGGATCGAACGCCGTGCTGCTGCTGCACGCGCTGACGGGCGACAGCCACGCGGCCGGTCCCGCCGGTCCGGGCCATCCGACGCCCGGCTGGTGGGACGCGCTCGTCGGTCCGGGCCGGGCGCTCGACACCGACCGGTGGTACGTCGTCGCGCCCAATGTCCTGGGCGGCTGCCAGGGCAGTACCGGCCCCTCCTCCCCCGGCCCCGACGGCGTGCCGTGGGGGTCCCGGTTCCCGTATCTGAGCGTGCGGGACCAGGTGGCGGCGGAGGCGGCGCTCGCCGATGTGCTGGGCATCGACCGGTGGGCGGCCGTTGTCGGCGGCTCGATGGGAGGCATGCGGGCCCTGGAGTGGGCGGTGAGCAGGCCCGGGCGCACCGGTGCGCTGCTCGTGCTCGCCGCCCCGGCGGCCGCGTCCGCCGAGCAGATCGCGTGGGGTTCGGTACAGGTCGGCGCGATCCGCTCGGACCCGCGCTGGCGGGGCGGCGACTACCACCGGGCGGCCCCGGGCGACGGCCCGCACCGGGGCCTGGGCCAGGCCCGCCGCATCGCCCACATCACCTACCGGAGCGAACCCGAACTGGCCGCCCGCTTCGGCCGGGAGGCGCAACCCGGCGAGGAACCGCCGCGCGGCGGCCGCTACCGGGTGGAGTCCTACCTCGACCACCACGCGGACAAGCTGGTGCGCCGGTTCGACGCCGGGAGCTATGTGGCACTCACCGAGGCGATGAACGGGCACGACGTCGGCCGGGGCCGGGGCGGGATCGCCCGCGCCCTGCGCCGGGCGGAGCTGCCCGCCCTGGTGGCCGGGGTCGACTCGGACCGGCTGTACCCACCGGCGCAACAGGAGCGCCTGGCCGCGCTGCTGCCGGGGGCCGACGGTGCGCACACCATCGCCTCGCCCTGCGGGCACGACGGGTTCCTCGTCGAGACGGAGCAGGTGGGCGCGCTCGTACGCGAGTTGCTCGCGCGGACGGGCCTGCCGCGGCAGGCCCCACCAGTTCCCACCGCTCCCTCGTCGCCCTCTTCCTCCCACCCGAACCACGCGTTTCCCCATCTGACCCACGAGGAGCTTCCATGA
- a CDS encoding ABC transporter ATP-binding protein — translation MSASTGLRAERVGREAGGRLILDGVAITPPPGSTVGLLGPNGSGKSTLLRILAGLLAPDTGVVTLDGDPLAGLGRRTVARRIAVVDQHAVTHVDLSVLDVVRLGRIPHRRAWSAPDRTDEDAVADALRRTGLTDRAGQSWHTLSGGERQRVQIARALAQRPRELLLDEPTNHLDIQHQLDLLTLVADLPVTSVVALHDLNLAAMFCDRITVMKAGRVVAGGTPAEVITEGLIRDVYGVRAVVTPDGPDGRPSVRFLPRR, via the coding sequence ATGAGCGCTTCCACGGGCCTGCGCGCCGAGCGCGTCGGCCGGGAGGCGGGCGGCCGGCTCATCCTCGACGGCGTCGCCATCACCCCGCCGCCCGGCTCCACCGTCGGGCTCCTCGGCCCCAACGGCTCCGGCAAGTCCACCCTGCTGCGGATCCTCGCGGGCCTCCTCGCCCCGGACACCGGTGTCGTCACCCTGGACGGCGACCCCCTCGCCGGTCTCGGCCGCCGCACCGTCGCCCGCCGGATCGCCGTCGTCGACCAGCACGCGGTCACCCACGTCGACCTCAGCGTCCTGGACGTCGTCCGCCTCGGCCGCATCCCGCACCGGCGCGCCTGGTCCGCCCCGGACCGCACCGACGAGGACGCCGTCGCCGACGCGCTGCGGCGCACCGGGCTCACGGATCGCGCCGGGCAGTCCTGGCACACCCTGTCCGGCGGCGAACGCCAGCGCGTCCAGATCGCCCGCGCCCTCGCCCAGCGGCCCCGCGAACTCCTCCTGGACGAGCCGACGAACCACCTCGACATCCAGCACCAGCTGGACCTGCTCACCCTGGTCGCCGACCTCCCCGTCACCAGCGTCGTCGCGCTGCACGACCTGAACCTGGCCGCGATGTTCTGCGACCGGATCACCGTGATGAAGGCCGGCCGGGTCGTCGCCGGAGGCACCCCGGCCGAGGTCATCACCGAGGGGCTCATCAGGGACGTCTACGGAGTGCGGGCGGTCGTCACCCCGGACGGTCCCGACGGCCGCCCCTCGGTACGTTTTCTGCCCCGCCGCTGA
- a CDS encoding PRC and DUF2382 domain-containing protein: protein MGAADGFTDSGELDGLTVYDNDGEKVGSVGRVYVDDDTGKPDWVTVKTGLFGMKESFVPLAGARRVGSDLHVAHPKESVKDAPRVDADAHLSVAEEEELYRHYGLARKSGNLGGERSQGMDAPTAAGTGAMGAAGTKGAAGMTGAGAGKHRDTDASTTARPLAGAGAGTSRAAGMSGKEELIRSEEQLHVGTEEYESGRARLHKYVVTEEVTRSVPVSHEEVRVVREPLRPGDRTAGTTDFGEQDVEVTLHAERATVRKETVPVERVRLETDRVTEQKEVSAEVRKERIDYADGTDTGTGKDAGGEFGQGRRR from the coding sequence ATGGGAGCCGCTGACGGTTTCACGGATTCCGGAGAGCTCGACGGTCTGACCGTGTACGACAACGACGGTGAGAAGGTCGGCAGCGTGGGCCGGGTGTACGTCGACGACGACACCGGCAAGCCCGACTGGGTCACGGTCAAGACCGGCCTGTTCGGCATGAAGGAGAGTTTCGTTCCGCTCGCCGGAGCCCGTCGGGTGGGCTCCGACCTGCACGTCGCCCATCCCAAGGAGAGCGTCAAGGACGCGCCCCGGGTGGACGCGGACGCGCACCTCTCCGTGGCCGAGGAGGAGGAGCTGTACCGGCACTACGGCCTGGCCAGGAAGTCCGGCAACCTCGGCGGGGAGCGGTCGCAGGGCATGGACGCGCCGACCGCCGCCGGAACCGGGGCGATGGGCGCCGCGGGGACGAAGGGAGCCGCGGGCATGACGGGAGCGGGAGCGGGCAAGCACCGCGACACGGACGCCTCCACCACGGCACGCCCGCTGGCGGGCGCCGGGGCTGGGACGTCCCGCGCGGCCGGCATGAGCGGCAAGGAGGAGCTGATCCGCTCCGAGGAGCAGCTGCACGTCGGCACCGAGGAGTACGAGAGCGGCCGGGCCCGGCTGCACAAGTACGTGGTGACCGAGGAGGTCACCCGGTCGGTGCCCGTCTCCCACGAAGAGGTCCGCGTGGTCCGCGAACCGCTCCGTCCCGGTGACAGGACCGCCGGGACCACGGACTTCGGCGAGCAGGACGTCGAGGTCACGCTGCACGCGGAACGCGCCACCGTACGCAAGGAGACCGTGCCGGTGGAGCGGGTCCGGCTGGAGACCGACCGGGTGACCGAGCAGAAGGAGGTCTCCGCCGAGGTCCGCAAGGAGAGGATCGACTACGCGGACGGGACGGACACGGGCACCGGCAAGGACGCCGGCGGCGAGTTCGGCCAGGGGCGACGCCGCTGA